The stretch of DNA GCGAGCCGGCGACGTTAGTCGTCGGTGGATACGGGTACCCGCTCCCCACCGAGGACTAACGTCCCCGGCTCGCCGCCCGTCGGAGTTTGATAGCCTCAACGCCGCGGCTCCCCGCAAGCAGCCCGCACGCCGCCAGGCACACCCCCGCGAACACGTCCCCCCAGCGGCTGTAGAACGTCGCCCGCGCACTCGGCCGCGGGACGTCCGCCACCAGCGCCTGCTCCGCCATCCGCGGCCCCAGGGCCTGGACCTCACCTGTCGCATCGATGACCGCCGAGAGGCCCCCATTGGCCGCCACCAGCAGCGGTAGGCCGTTCTCCACCGCCCGATAGACCCCGCACGCCAAGTGCATGTCGAGTTCGCTCGAGCCCCAGAACCAAGCGTCGTTGGTGACGTTCACCAGCACGTCGGGGCGCTCGCCGTCAGCCGTGAGCGTCGCGACCTGCCGGCGGATGACGTGCGGCACCACCGTCTCGTAGCAGATCGACGGGCACAGCCGCAGCACGCCCCCGTTACCCAGCGGCCCGTCGCGCAGTGGCGCGTCCATCGCCACTGGCCCGGCGCCGACGCCCATGCCGCCGGAGATCGGCGTCAGGTAGTAGATAATCGGCATCCCGGAAGCAAACGGGATGTACTCGCCAAACGGCACGAGGTGCGTCTTGTCGTAGACGGCGATCGGCTGCCCTTCGCCATCCGAGAGCAGGACGCTGTTGTAGACACGCTCGTCCCCAACGCCCGCGGGCTCGGACAGGATGTCGAAGCGGTCGATCCCCACCAGCGACGCGGCGCCGCCCGTCATGTCGGCGAGCACCTTCAGCCACGAGGCGGTGTTCTCGATGCGAGCGGTGTACGCGTCGTCGGCGTCGGCTGGTGGTTCGGCGGCGCCATCGAAGTAAATGAGCGGCGTGCGGAACATGCTCTCGGGCCAGATCACCAGATCGACCGGCCGCCCGTCACGCCGACTCTGTGCGAACGCCTCGCGCGAAAGCACCATGTGGCGGTCCATGATCCGCTGGCCGCGCGCGGGGTCCGGGTCCCACGTGGCGCGGATGTCGCCCTGGATGAGCGCCACCCGCGGCCGTGGCGCTTTGTCGATTTTGAAGTTCGTCTCGACGGCGGACCTGGCTGCGAAGCCAACCGCGATCACGATCGCGATCGATGCAATCGCTTCTATCAATCGCCGACCACGACGCGGGGTCTTCCAAGCAAGGAAGGCGTTTGCCAAGGTCGCAGCAACGAGCACCACGGCGAAAGTCACGCCGTACGCACCCGCGTAGGCGGCGAGCGAACGTATCCAGGGCTGGCCCGCTTGCGAATGGCTCACCGCACCCATCAAGAAGCCAGTGAACAACCGCGCCTGCAGCAACTCGAGCCCCGTCCACACGACCGGCGCCGCCAGCCACAACGGCCAGCGCCAACGCCGCCGCGCGGTCCGCACTAGCGCGACCAGCGCCACGGGATAGAGGCCCAAATAAAGCGCTAGCGGCGCCCAGCCCAACGGTGTCAACGGGTGCGGCAGCCGCACCCAGTGCACCGCCAAGAGCCAATACAGCGATCCCGCAAGCCACATCTTGAGGTACTCACGGCGCCGCCATTCGGCAGGCGACTCGGCGAGCCATAGCCACACCCCCGGTGCGATCCAAGCCAGCGGCCACAGCGCCGCCGGCGGCTGCGCGAGCCACAACAGCACCGCGCCAATCACCCCGACGAGCAGCACTCGTGGGGGACCGAACTCCACCACGGGAGAGTCCTTCACTGCCTGGTGGTTGGCGTTCAACGCAGGAACGACTCCACCCGCTCGTGGAGCCGGATCACGGCGTCATGCGTCTGGTCCGCGTCGGAGCTGCTCTTGAGCACCCGCACCGCATCCTCCCAGAGGAACTTCGGCAACATAGCCCGCTCGGCGGCGCCCTCGACCGCACGACCCACCGACGCGGCGAGTTCCGGGTGATCCTGCGCCACGACCAATAGCGCATTAGTCTTCAGCGCGATCTCCAACAGCGCCGCATGATCGACGCCGTGCGCTTGCGTCAACTCGACGCCGGCGCGCGACGCCGCGCCGAGCATGTTCTGGACGCGCTCGTCGGCGTCGGTTGCGGCGCCCCCCGTGCTCGGATCGGCGATCCGGAGCGACTTCGACAACCGCTCGACTTCGCTCCGCCACTCGGCGACCTCGGTCGGCGTCGCGCCGTCGAGGTCCGCCAGCTCGGCAAGACCCAACTTGCCGCCCAACAGCCAGGCCAAGTGCCGGGTGTTGAACTCCAGCACCGGCACCGCCGGCAACGGCTGCATCACATCCGCCGCCATCGGCGCCGCACGCTCCGCCGCCCGCGGCTTAGCGGCCTCAGGCTCGGGCTCGGGCTCAGGCAACGGCTCGGTCTTCTCCGGCTCCGCTTCCGGCTCATCAAACAGCGAAGCGTCATCCGCGGGCGCCGTCGGCTCGTCGAGCGGCAGCATCGGTGATTCGTTCGCCCATGGTTCCTCGCCCGGCGGTTCTTCGAAGGGCGGCTTTGCCGCCGGAGCCTCCGTTGCGGGCTCCTCGGGTTCATCTCCCCACAGCTCGTCCACCAAGTCAGCATTGGCCGAAGCGGTCGCCGAGGGCTCTTTCGGCTCTAACTCTGGCTTCGGGTCTTCGGCCGGCGCCTCGACGACAGGCGTTTCCACAGCCGGTTTCGCAGCCGAATCGAGCCACCAACCATCGTCATCGGGTGCGGCGGATTCGGTAGCGGTCGGCGGCGGGCTCGCTTGTTCCTCTGTAACTGCGGGCACTGCGGTCGGCTTAGGCTCCTCCGCCGGCGGTGTTTCGGCTACCGCCTCGATAGAATCGCTCGCCGGCTCGTCGGTCGTCGAGCTGTAAGCCTCATTCAAGAAGGCACCGAAGCCGTCGTCCTCCTCTTCCGGCTTCGAATCGTCCGCCACGGGGGGCGTCGCCGACGCTGTTGGGGGTTCGTCCACCGCAGCGAACAACTCTCCCGCTTCCTCCGGAGCCTCGGCGGGACTCTCAGACGCTTCCCACGGCAGCCGTTCGGGTGGAGCCTCGGCAGTGTCGTTCGCCGGCGTGTCCGCGGGGACCGGATCGGCCTCAATCGAATCGGACCCGGCCATGTCGGTCCCGGTCGATCCGCCAACGTTCTCGTCCGGCGTGAACGCCGGCGCCTCTCCCGTTGACGCCCCGTTCTCGGACGCCCCGTTCTCCGGCGCCGCGTACGGAACCTCCTGGGGGCAACCCACGACTAACGGGAGCACCAGCAGCACCGCCGCCAGGGGGGCGTGACGTTTAGCGAAGAATCGTTCCGTCCGCACTTTGCGCCTTCTGACCATCGGGGAGAATAAGGAGAGGTCCGGCCACGGAGCGGCGCGCCGTCCTCCCTCGCTCAAAAGTCTACCGGCCCTCCCGCCCCGACGCACGGCCTCCCGCCTCGCCCGCCCCCACCTCCGCCCATGCCATCTCCCGATCGCCAACCGCTGACCCGACGACAGTGGCTCGGCCGCATCGCCGCGGGCGGCGTAACGCTAGCACTCGGCTCCTACGCCTACGCGCGGCGAATTGAGCCCCATTGGGTCGAAATAACGCATCACACGATGCCCCTGATGAATCTGTCGTCGTCGCTCGTTGGTAAACGGCTGGTACAGATCAGCGACCTGCACGTCGGTCCGGTCGTCGATAACAGCTATCTGCGTACTGTACTGCGCAGTCTAGAAGAGTTGGGTCCTGACTACCTCGTTATCACTGGAGATCTGATGTCGAGCCGCCGCGCCGAGTCGGTCGATCTCGTAATCGACACGCTGCGCGACTCGCCCGTCATCGACCTGCCGACTTTCATCGTGCTGGGCAACCATGACTACGGGGAAGGATTCCGCAACGACTTCGTCGCCGATGAACTCGTGGACAAGGTGCGTAACCTTGGTGTCACTGTTCTCCGCAATGAGTCCATCGATATCGACGGCCTCCAAATCGCCGGTTGCGACGACCGCTGGGCGCGACGCACCGACCTCAACGCGACCTTTGCCCGCGTCGATCACACCCGCCCGACCATCTGCCTCGCCCACAACCCCGATATCGCGGACCTCCCCGATTGGTCCACGTTCGGCGGCTGGATTCTCTCGGGCCACACGCACGGCGGGCAGTGCCGCTTCCCGATCATCGGCGCCCCGGTCCTGCCGATTAAGAACAAGGCCTACGCCCGTGGGCACGTCTCGCTCAATGGGGGACGAAACCTCTACGTCAATCGCGGCCTCGGTTACACACGCCGTATCCGCTTCGGCGTCCGGCCAGAAGTAACGGTCTTTACACTGACGCCCGTCTGAACGGGTCCTGCGGGCGCGCCGGGTTGGATCGCTCCGGTGGCGTCGGCTGACCCCGGCGGGCGCCAGATTGCACAGGTGAACCTCGTGATTCGGCGTTGGACGCTGCGGGAATCCGATCGCATGTTTGCGGTATCCCCCGGGCGCCTTCGGCGCGTCCGGCGCCCTGCCGCTGGTCCATCGCGCCCGTCATGTCGTTCGTCAATTCGTCGCTCGAATCGGCACTTCCCCCCGATCTAGCGGCCGCGCTCGCCAAGCGCGCCGCGGCCAACGCCCCGCAGCTGCCCGGGGCGATGCCTGCCTCGGCGCCGGCGCGTCACCGCGTTGCCGACGCCCAAGAACCCTTCCCACCGCCGCCGCCCGAGCCACGCGACCTCGCCGAAGCCGGTCTCACCGAGGGCGCCGTCGATGCCCTGTTGATGAAGACCCTGCTGGGCCGCGTCACCGCGTCCGGCGCCGACCTCGCGCGGCAGAGCTGCCTGTCGCACGCCA from Botrimarina mediterranea encodes:
- the lnt gene encoding apolipoprotein N-acyltransferase, whose product is MKDSPVVEFGPPRVLLVGVIGAVLLWLAQPPAALWPLAWIAPGVWLWLAESPAEWRRREYLKMWLAGSLYWLLAVHWVRLPHPLTPLGWAPLALYLGLYPVALVALVRTARRRWRWPLWLAAPVVWTGLELLQARLFTGFLMGAVSHSQAGQPWIRSLAAYAGAYGVTFAVVLVAATLANAFLAWKTPRRGRRLIEAIASIAIVIAVGFAARSAVETNFKIDKAPRPRVALIQGDIRATWDPDPARGQRIMDRHMVLSREAFAQSRRDGRPVDLVIWPESMFRTPLIYFDGAAEPPADADDAYTARIENTASWLKVLADMTGGAASLVGIDRFDILSEPAGVGDERVYNSVLLSDGEGQPIAVYDKTHLVPFGEYIPFASGMPIIYYLTPISGGMGVGAGPVAMDAPLRDGPLGNGGVLRLCPSICYETVVPHVIRRQVATLTADGERPDVLVNVTNDAWFWGSSELDMHLACGVYRAVENGLPLLVAANGGLSAVIDATGEVQALGPRMAEQALVADVPRPSARATFYSRWGDVFAGVCLAACGLLAGSRGVEAIKLRRAASRGR
- a CDS encoding metallophosphoesterase — protein: MPSPDRQPLTRRQWLGRIAAGGVTLALGSYAYARRIEPHWVEITHHTMPLMNLSSSLVGKRLVQISDLHVGPVVDNSYLRTVLRSLEELGPDYLVITGDLMSSRRAESVDLVIDTLRDSPVIDLPTFIVLGNHDYGEGFRNDFVADELVDKVRNLGVTVLRNESIDIDGLQIAGCDDRWARRTDLNATFARVDHTRPTICLAHNPDIADLPDWSTFGGWILSGHTHGGQCRFPIIGAPVLPIKNKAYARGHVSLNGGRNLYVNRGLGYTRRIRFGVRPEVTVFTLTPV